GCAGCAGTTATTGCCGGAACAGGCTTTTTTAATCAATATTTCGCTTTCGCTTTGATCACAGTACCAGCTGTATCAATGGCTGTTTCAGCGTGTGTGACCCAATCCTGGAACTTATGGGCTATTGAATACACACACTTAAACCCCAAAAAATTTCTGTTAACAGGTGTTCCTTGGGGCTGGACCATTTGTGCCGCCAACTTATTGCTGGCCGTGATTATGTTTAATTAAATGAATAGATTAGGAGATGCAAGATATGGAACAAGCTAATCATTTTGACACACAATACTTTCGCTTAGATGGTAAAAATGCCATTGTCACAGGCGGGGCATCCGGGCTGGGACAATACTATACACGGGCCCTGATGCAATCGGGTGCTAATGTACTGGTTGTCAGCCGTAGCGAAACTGGTTGGCAGGAAACGGCCGAATCAGTCAAAGGCAGTGGACAAAAAATAAAATTTTTAAAACAAGATATCACCGATGCCGATGCACCAGCCACCATTGTTAACTACGCCGAAAAGATATTCGGCAAGATCGATATTCTTGTTAACAACGCCGGTATGCAACGGCGCAATAAATGGCAGGATTTTAATGATCAAGACTGGCGGGCTGTGATTGATTTAAATCTCAATGCTGTGTATTTTTTGTCCCACGCCGTTGCTAAAGTCATGGCTGAACAGCATGCTGGCAAAATTATCAATATTGCTTCGATGCAATCATACCGAGCGGGCAAATTTATTTTCCCTTATACAGCTAGTAAACATGGCATCATCGGTCTAACCAAGGCCTACGCAGATGCCTTGGCAGCCAGTAATATCCAAGTCAATGCTTTGGCACCAGGATATATTAACACGCCCATGACACAGGCCTTACGTGACGATAAAGGGAGAAATGAAGAAATTTTGTCCCACATTCCAGCGGCACATTGGGCCGATCCATCAGAATTGATGGGCGCAATTGTTTTTCTCGCCAGCACAGCTTCGAATTATATTACCGGTGTCACGCTGCCAGTAGATGGCGGATATCTACTGAGATAAAAAACCAAAAAAGGAGAAAGAACCATGAAAGTAGTTGTACCTAAAAATTTATCACAAGCAGGGAAAGATTATTTGTTAACACATCATTTCGATCTGATTACAGTACCAGACGATCGACAGGAAACCATTTTAAAATACGGTCAAGACGCAAATGGCATTATTCTAATGACCGACCCTTTTGATAATGAGACGTTAAAACAATTTCCTAATTTGAAAATTATTGCTCGCCATGGTGTGGGATTCGATAATGTTGATCCAACATTTGCAGCCAAACAAGGTGTTGTTGTCACAATCACACCGACAGCAAATGCAGCAACCGTGGCCGAAACGACTTTAGCTGAAATTTTTGATCTATCGAAAAACTTAACACGCGTTTCACATGAAATGCGCCTGGGAAACTTCGCCTACAAGACCACTCATATGGGTTTTGATTTAAATGGTAAGACACTTGGCGTCATGGGGTATGGCCGAATCGGCCGAATCGTTGCCCAAAAAGCTGAAGCCCTAGGGATGAAGGTCTTAATTTTTGATCCGTTTATTAAGGACAGCCAAGTCGGAAAGCTAGTTGACCGAGACAGCTTAATCAGTCAAGCTGATATTATTACACTTCATTTGGTTGTCAATGAACAAACTACGCATTCGTTTGGAAAGCGCGAATTCAGTCTCATGAAAAAGACGGCTTCCTTGGTTAATTTGGGTCGCGGGGCTCTAATTGATGAAACAGCGCTTATAAAGGCCTTAGCCGAGCATCAAATCCGTGCCGCAGCCTTAGATGTGTTTGATGCAGAACCGTTGCCGTTAAGCAGTGCGTTTTATCAACTCGATAACGTACTGTTAACACCGCATATTGCTTCTAATACGAAAGAATGCATGGAAAGAATGGCTGTTGATTCAGCAAGTGAAGTTGTACGTGTTCTGTCTGGTAAAAAAGCCAAATGGGCCGTGAATCAAGTGGAATGAGAATATATAGTTAACTAAAAAACTACCATTTACTATGGTAGTTTTTTAACAAAAATATGTGAATTATAGATTTAACCAAGATTATCTGGCACACTAATAGATTTTTTTACCTAATTCATCAATTAATTGGAAGAAACGGTCGTGATCTACCTTGGTAACAAGGGTGATCGGCCGACCATCGGCTGTTTCAAAAGTCCGGCCGTCTGACGGGCTGCTGACTGAAACATCACTCAAAACTTCTTTAGTTTCGGCCACGTCATGATAACCGCTGTATAGGGTCGTCAGCACATCCCACATGAAATAAGTCGAATTTGTCTCAAAGTGGTCTAGGGGTGGTACTAACGCATAACCCTGACCGATCAAATCCAAAATCGGATACTTGCGCTGTGATGCCCAGTGACGACGAATATCACGCGTCAATGGGACCTGGCGCGTACTTTCCAGCCCAACCATATGAATCTTGATGGACGAATCCCAGACATCTTTAACGGCCTGCGGATCCCAGTAAGCGTTCCATTCGATTGTGCCATCTTGCTCAGGTTCGGCTACGTTGCCCTTGTTGTCTAAAGTACCGCCCATCCAATAAAGCTCGTCAATTTTATCCGTAATCGTCGGATCAATTTTTAAAGCACGAGCCAGATCACTCAAAGGCCCAGTCATGACCAAAGTGGTTTTGCCTGTCTGAGCCTGCAGTTTGTCAATTAAATCCAGATGCGCCGCTTTATCAGCGACAGCTGTCTGAATATGGCCGCTTTCGTTTAACAGTGGAAAGGCATCAAAAGAAAATGCATCCATGCGCCATTCTTTAGGAAAAGGATGAACAGCACGCGAGTCAGATGCTGCCGGCTGAATTTGCAGACCATGGCCAAAACGGTCAATCAGCTTTCTCGTTGCCGACAAGGCCGGTTCCAAATAAGAATCAGCACCCATGACGCCCACGCCGGTCAGGTTAATATCCTCCATTTGCATCAGCAAAAGCAGCGAAACTAAATCATCGACACCACCATCATGACTAAAGTACACATTTTTCTTCATTAGTAATTTTCTCCTCCTAAAAAGATTAACAAATTCGTTCAGCTAAATTGTAAAGAACGTGCCAGCTGCACCGCTCGACGTGCTAACAATTGCTGAGCATCGATCACGCGGTCCGATTCATAGGCTTCGCGCTGCTGAGCCACCGATAACTCTGTACAGGCTAAAATCACACAATCACACTTTTCATCGATGAGCATGTGCTCAATCAAGGCGTGGAAACGTACCCGGTTCACTTGGTCGGCTTCTTTAACATCCTTGTAAATGACATCCATGACTTTCTGCTGCCAAACAGGGTCGGGCAAGATTGTCTGATAGCCCAATGCAGCAATATGCGGTTGGTAAATAGCTGCATCAATCGTACCGGAAGTCGCTAATAAGCCAACACGCAAATTCTTAGAAGAAAATTGTTTACAAGCGGCCGCAGCTAAACTGGGCATATCTAAAATCGGCATGTGTGCGGCTTTTTGCAACTGGGGCAGAAAATAATGTGCCGTATTGCAGGTAATCAAAATAAAATCGGGAGAAAGCTGGTTCATTTGCTGGACATCTTCGATTAAAAAAGGCAGTGGATTTTTTTTAGAACGACCCAAAATATAGGCTGTGCGGTCTGGTATGGCTGCGTGATTAAAAACAATGTAATTCAAATAATCTTGGTCTTTTTGTGCCCTAGCCAATTGATTAATGCTGTCAATAAATGCCTCAGTCGCACGCGTACCCATGCCGCCTAAAATACCGAAAAAATTTTTCATGCCATACCTCGCAAATCTATTTAACGAGAATATACACTAAAGCTCTTTGAATATTGACGAGCATGTCATAAATCTTAACAGCAAAAGGAATCTTAGCGGCTCAAAGGTCATGCAGAATATCCGCCTGTTGTTTGCTGCGCAAGCCGCCAAACAACAATATCTGAAATTAATTGATAATCGATTGGCTGGTCAAAAGGCAGCTGAATCGTACCCTTGGAAGTTTTATAATTTTTCAGCCGGTCGGCAAAAACCGCGGGAGCTCGACCGCCCGGGTATATGCCAATGTGATTTTTAAAGGCCGCAAAATGAATCAAGTTCGTCCCTTGCCAAAAAGTCGGCATGCCATAAGAAATTTTTTCGGTGGCGTCTGGTGCCGCAGCTCTAATTGTTTGACGGATTTTCTGAAGAACCGGTTGTAAAGACTCCGCCTGTGCAGCTATATAATCATCAATATTGCTAGTTGCCATATGATTATCCTCTAGGAAAATTTTTAAATACATTCGGTTCATATCATTACAGTTCTTGATACTCTTTTTGCCTATCAGATGCCGATAACAAGGGCTAAAAAGTCTCAAGACAAGCATATTGTAACCTTATTTTCACTCGCTTTGGCTTGTCCTGTATCTCCCTGGCAGGCAACTATATCAGCTTAGAGAATATGTTATTATTATCACATACTGTTGAAGCGGACTCATCCAGAAACAGTATTGCAAATATAAGCGTTTTCAATAAACGCAGCATTGTCCGCAATCTTCTCATTGGAGAGAATGACTATGAAATTAAAAGAAAAGGTGGCTATTGTCACCGGCGGTACATCAGGTATCGGAGAAGCTTCAGCGATATTGTTCGCTGCTGAGGGCGCAAAAGTGGTCGTTGCTGGCCGTAATCAGGAAAACGGCCGTGCGGTCGTTCAACATATCAAAGATCAAGGCGGCGAAGCCGTTTTTGTTCAAGCCGATATGTTAAATACCGATGACATTGATAAGCTGTTGAACACCACAATTGAGGCATACGGCAAAATCGACATTTTATTCAACAATGCAGGTATTTCAGTGGCCAAACCGCTTGAGGAAATGACCTACGAAGAGTTTGACGATGTCATGGATACTAATCTGAAAGCACCTTTTCAGATGTGCAAACAAGCGATGCCTTATTTGATGAAAACCAAAGGTACGATTCTTAATACAAGCTCCATCGCGGGCCTCTCGACAAATTCAAATAGTTATGCCTATAGTGCTTCAAAAAGTGCCTTGATTTCTCTAACCAAGGTCCTGGCGCGCGATTACGCTGCAAAAGGTGTTCGCGTTAATGCCATCTGCCCGGGCATTACCGAAACACCGATCTTAAATACCGTTAATGGCGAACAGATGTCATACCTGGAGGCTATCATTCCAATGCAAAGAGTTGGACAGCCGATAGAAATTGCCAAGCCTGCATTATTCTTGGTCTCTGATGATGCATCATATATCACTGGTTCGACTTTAGTTGTTGACGGCGGTATCACATTAGTCTGACAATCGAATTGACTACTAAAAACCTTCCAAATCTGGGAATTTGCCTGACGAGGAAGGTTTTTTATACAAATTTGAAAAATTTTATTCTTCTTTTTCTTGAATATTCCCAACAATCTGATATGACTGGTCCGTGTATTGCATGATCTCAATTCTATTTCCTTCTGGATCGTGAATCCACATTTGCCAAGTATGCGAATTACCAATACTAGGTCCAGAATCGATGGCAATATCTTTATTGATGAGCTTCTCTTTAGTCTGCTGAATATCGTCAACCAGCAAGCTGAAGTGCGAATAACCAACATATTCATTAAAATGCGTATGTGGTTTCTGTTCATCGAAGGCTGGGAAAAACTCAACAAATTGGCCAGGTGCTAATTCAAAATAAATAATTGCAATGCCTTGTGGATCTTTTTGTGCCCTTTCGTAAAAAGGATGGCCTTTTTGATCTCGATAGACACTGTTTCTAACCAGCATCTTAATATTTCCCTCAAGCTTATCTACGTAAAATTCGCGGATCGTCTCGATGTCCTTTGCGTAAAACGACACATGCATTAACGATGTGAATAACATATTTTTTCCTCACTATTTTCTAATTTTTCAACTTGCATTTGTCAAACTTTGCCAATACACGACACCGGATCACGATCGAATAAAGCAATTATTAATAAATTTTCTAATTGGGATGTTGTAAACTTCATGATCATAAAAGTCGATACCGTGGGTGCCGTTTGGGACAAAATTCAAAATTATTGGGACACCATTCCGCGTCAAAGTATCTGCAAAGCGCTGTGAAAACGCCGGTGGTACAAAACTATCTTTTTCTCCATGCAATAGATAAAAAGGCGGCTGTGTACCATCAATGTCGGATAGAGGATCATAAGATTGCAAAAGTTTGAGAAGCTTGTCCTCGTTATCTTCACCAAAAGATAATTGGTCAGCACTTTGGTCGCCTATCTTCATCAATTGTCCTGTATTGATCTGTACTTGATGAAATTCATAAAGGTTAATTGGTGCATAAAAACTAACCACACCTACAATTCGATAAAAAGCCGATAAATGTCTTTGAATACCAATTTGACTGGCCAATAAGCCGCCGTGAGTCTCTCCCCAAAGCACTATTCTTTGAGTATCTATGTGCCAGTCTAGGCTGTGTTGACTCAAAAAATTAATTGCATCAACGCAATCTTCTAAGTTTTCCGGATAAACCACCTCGTCATTCAAACGGTAATTAAGGCTCACAACCGCATAGCCATCTTGTAATACATTTAAAATTTCACTCAAATGATGTGTCTTATCACTTTTGATAAAACCACCACCATGGATAAAAATTACAATCGGATATTTATCCTTTTTAATTGACGGCAGGTATAAGTCTAATTTATTTCTTTTGGAGTCATTCTTATATGAAATATCAGAAACAAGCCTACCATCACCTTGTAAATCATATTTGCCTTCCGTGAAATTGTACTGTTTAAATATCAACTAAAAATCCCTCCTGCTATGAGATATTAATCTTGATCATCTGCTGTAAATCTGATTCCCGCGTCCTGACGAGCCGTTTCTAGAACTTTCATAACATTCAGAGTGACATTTAAATTTGCAGCAGCTAATGTATCATTTTTTTCGTTAATTATTTTGAAGATCTGAATAAATTCATTTTCCATGGCATCATCATAATGATTCAAATTGATAGTTTGTGTTGGTTGACCAATTTGTGTCAAGCTAACATTCTCAACCTGAGAAGGAATCGACTCTACATCAATGTGTCCCTTAGTTCCTTGGACGGTCATGAACGGTGAACTTTCAGAATCTTTAGCGGCACTGCAAACAGCTTGGAATCCTTTGTAAGTTAAGACAAGAATCCCCGATGTGTCAATACCGTTAAATCCTTTATTTGGATAGTAGTGAACACTTTGTGGTTCGCCAAAGAGGGCAACTACAAAGTAAACATTGTAAACATTGATGTCATAAAGCGATCCGCCGGACAATGTTGGATCAAAGACCGGCAAAACATGCCTTTTTAAATATTCATTGTATCTTCGCGAATATTGCGAATAATTACACATAACCAGTTTAATATCTCCGAGTTGCGGCATCCTTCGCTGAATCTCTTTAAAATTTTCGGTGTAGGTTAATCGATTAGCGCCAAATAATAGGCGTTGATGATCTTCAGCTGTTTTAGCGAGATCTGCGGCCTCTTTGTAAGTTGATGTAAAAGCTTTTTCACTAATAACCTGCTTGTTTGCTAAGAGTGCTTTCTTTGCAAAACCATAATGTGCACTATTGATCACACCTATATACACCACATTGAAGCTGGTATCACTTAGAAAGTCATCAATGTTGTCATAAATAGTATTGATTTTATACTTTTTCTGGATCAAAGCAGCCGATGTTTGATCAACACTTCGAAAATACATCGCGGTGCATTGCACATTTTCTAATCGGGAAAAAATATCTAAAGCTGCTTGCGTGATCAAACCAGAACCAATAATACCAACATTCATTTAAAGCCTCCTCAATACGATGCCGATAGTTATGCGACTCCCAATATGCACTGCAAGGCCAGCAAACGGGGTGATACATGAAAATTTAGTCATATTTTTTCCTCGATTGCTTCAATAATTTTAGGAGCAGATTTAATCATTGCAGTCGAACTAACATTGAATATCTTCAAAGAATTAAATCTTTCCCTTTCTCGAATCGGAATGTCATTGGTTAAAACAACAGCTGCTGCTCCTTTGATATCATCAGGACCAATTCTGTTTTCAATGCCCAAGGCTCCTTGTGTCTCAACTTTGATTGCCACTCCAGCATTTTTAGCGGCTTTTTCGATCGCTTCCGCAGCCATAAAGGTGTGTGCTACACCAGCCGGACAAGATGTTACTGCTAATATTTTCATTTTAAGATGCCTCCAGTGGCTTCAGAAAGTAAAGCCAATAATTCTACAGGATCATTAATTTTAAAAAGTTTTTCTTTAAAATCGTCATAAATTAATTTTCTAGCCAATTGAGACAATATTTTGAGGTGCAAGTTTGCTGAACTATTACTGACAGCAATCTGGAAAACAATACGAACTGGTTCTTGATCTCCCCATGGAATTGGTTTTTGCAATCTTACAAAGGCCAATCCAGCTTCCTTGACAGCCGATGTTTTAGCATGTGGCAAACCAATACCATCTCCGAGATTTGTCGAAAGTTCCGTCTCACGATCTAAGACCGCCTGAATATAAGCTTCTTGATCGTTTAATTTATTGCTGTCCCAAAACAGTTGAGCAACATTCCGAATCACCTCTTCTTTACTGTGATAATTTGCATCAAGTTTAATCAATTTTTCATCAATCAACATATTCGATATTCATTCCTCATCAAAGATTCAAATCGAATTCTTCGCCTTCTTGCGTTACTTTTACATCTTGATCGGTCGTGTCATCTAACTTTGTCCGTTGATGTTTAGTTAAAATAATAAAGAGGGTTCCTACTAAGGTACCAATCAGCACAGCAAGTGCGTATAGCCAAACATTTGTTGTTCCTGGAAAAGTCGGAATACCACCCCAGTTGACCATTGTTCCGGCACCCAACAATATGGTAGAAATAGCTCCTGCAGTCGCACCAACGATACATCCTGCATATACCTTGGCATCGGAAAGAGCCAATGGAATAGAGCCCTCTGTAATACCAAAAGCTCCCAAGAAGAGCGCTGCTCGTCCAACTTCTTTTTCTTCAGTTGTAAATATCTTTGGGCGAACTAATGTCACTAAAGCGCAAACTAAAGGTGGTACAACTGTCGCGGTGACAGTTGTTAACAGCAGCCTTTGTGCAATCATAATTGGTAGACCAGTTTTAGGATCAATGGTTGCTAGCATAGATAAACAAACTGCGCTCAACGCTTTAGAACCAAAAAGACCCAAATCAAAGGAACCGATAATGCCAAAAGCGATGCCTATCAAAATTAGGTTGCTCGTTCCTAATCCGGATACAAAAGTAGTAAGCCAGTGGATAAAAGCTACCACCCACCCAGTCACCGCAAAATTCATAATCATAGCGCCCGATAAGGCTGCAATACACGGAATGACAATGATACTGACTAATGCAGAAAAATTCTTAGGTACTTTGATTTTTTTCAAAAACATAATCACAATGCCGCAGAACAGTCCAGCAAATACGCCACCTAAAAACCCAGCACCGCTATCCTGTGCTAATTGCCCAACAATAAAACCTGGCGCAATAGCTGCCTTATCGGCAATGGAAAAACCAATATATGCAGCAATCACAGGAGCCATTAAGTTCAGTCCTGTCTTTCCCAGTGTGAACAAAAAAGCCGGAAAACTGCCCAAATCCTTATATACAGTCGGCCCACCAAAAGCAACACCAAGACCAGTCATAATACCACCAACTACGACTACGGGAATTAAGTAAGAAACTCCCGCTAAGAGGTGCTTTCTCAAGTGCTGGAAAACATCAATAAAATCATGCATCTTATCATCTCCTGTCCTTTTAAGACAATCGCGCAATCCAATCGTTCGAAGTTCGCAATTGATCACCTTCACAAACTCATTACAGCAGATAATTATCTCAATGTAAACGCTTTCATTTTACTTTGTAAATTTGTTCCGTAAACGCGTATTTTACAGCTCATTATTTGAACATTGTGCCAAACATGACCAAATACGATATTTACTTTTAGATATTTTTAGTTCAAAGTACAAAAAGAAATACCTTGATTTTTGAAGCAAAGGAGTAAACATGAATATTGTCCAAGAACTGGAAAAACATCGCCACTTCAATAACTCAGAAATTACGATTGCAAATTATGTCTTACAGAATAAAGACAAGGTATTGGATATGTCAATCCAAGAACTCGCCAAGGCAACTTACACCTCAACATCAACAATTGTCAGGTTATGTCGAAAAATAGGTTTAAAAGGTTACCAGCAGTTCAAAATCACGTTATCTGCTAATTTACAAGACAAATTTGAAGAAATAGCTAGTGTCAATGCTGATTTTCCTTTTACAAATCAGGATTCTAACTTAGATATTTCAAAAAAAATCTTGGAATTATCTCGCGAATCCATGGAAAGTACCTATCAACTGCTTTCAAACGAGGCTTTGGCAAATACTGTGCAGATGATTCTTCAAGGGAAAAGAGTGGCAATATTTGCATCCGGTGATACCTATATCGATGCACTGGCTTTTCAGAATGACTTAATGAAAATACATCTAAATATGTTAATGTCCACAATACCCTCTGAAGATTTGCAACTTGCTTTAACTTTAGATAAAAACGATTGTGCCATCATTATTTCGTATAGTGGGGAAAATAAAAATTTGGTGCGTTTAATCAAGATACTCAAAAGCAGCGCCTCGAAAATAATCGCAATTAGTGCCAAACGCGACTCGTCTATCGCAAAGCTGAGCGATATTGTTCTACCGATATTTAAAAAAGAAGATCCATCTATCAAATTTTCTACTTTTTCATCACAAGTAGCCATTAAATATGTTCTGAGCGTTTTGTTTTCCTGTATTTTTGCAAGTAATTTTGAAGAAAATAGCCGACAAAGAATTAAAACAGAAACAATTCTGTTAGACACTCGGTTTAGATAAAAAAATCTCACTCGGCTTGACTCACTGTTGAACTAGCATTACAACTATTGATGAAAATTAGACTCGTGTCATCAACAGCACGCACTCCACATGCATGGTCTGCGGGAACTGATCAATCGGCTGTACAGGTTTGGCCACTTGATAACCTTGCTGCCTAAGCAAAACGACATCGCGTACCAAAGTGGCCGGGTTGCAGGAAACATAGACAAATTTTTTCGGCTGCATCTGGCCAACGGCCTCGATCAGTTCTGGTGAAAGGCCCTTTCTTGGCGGGTCAACAAAGACCACATCCGGGCGAATACCGGCCTGTGCCCATTTAACAAATTGTTCGGGCGCATCAGCCGCGATGTACTCGGCGTTTTGAATATGATTGGCCTGCATGTTTTTCTTGGCATCAGCGACAGCCGGTGCAACAACTTCCACACCAATGACTTTTTTCACTTGGCTGGAGATATACAAGCCAATTGTGCCGATTCCCGAATAGGCATCAATGGCTAATTCATCACCGGCAAGATCTGCCATCTCAGCAGCTTTCTGATATAAAACGGCTGTCGTCTGCGGATTAACTTGATAAAAAGAATTCACGCCAATCTCAAAATCCAAGCCCAGTAGTGTGTCATGAATCACGGGGCTGCCATAGAGAACACGATTATCCAGACCCAACTGGACATTAGTTTGCTTGGGATTGTAATTTAAAATCAGACTGGTCAAATCCGGTAAAGTTTTTTTAATCGCAGCAACAACCGCTTTTTCCTGCGGCAATTTTTTGCCAGTTGCAACGATCGCCAGCATCATTTGACCCGTGACGTAGCCACGGCGCACCATTAAATAACGCAGCAAGCCTTCCCGTGTGATTTCGTCATAAGCGGAGACACCAAAACGATTCAGCACATCACGTGCAATTCCGACAGCAGCATCAATTTTCGGATCGTTTAAATAATAGTCATTGATTGGCACGAGCTTGTGCGACCCGCGGCGATAAAAACCCGTCGTCAGACGTCCCTGCTGAAACTTAATCGGTACGACCGTCTTATTGCGGTAATGAGTCGGGTTGGCCATGCCAATGGTCGGCAGCACCTCAACCTGATCGAGACCCGCTTTATGAAACAGCTGACGGACTTGTTCTCTTTTAAAAGCCAGCTGTGCCGGATAAGCGAGATTTACAAGCGGTGCGATGCCACTGGCAATCATGTCGGCATGCTCGCTAATCACGCGGTCCGGTGAAGTGGTCAGTCGTTTTAGCACACGAGCAAAGGCATAAGAATTTAAAACACGCGTAATTGCAAAAGAGATTTTCTCGCCTGGCAGGCTGTCGGAAACAAAAATCGGAAAGTCATCAATTTTGACGACCCCGAGCCCTTCGTAGGTCAAATCGATGACATCCCCGACTAATTCTTGATTTTTAACCAAATTAGGACGATTATTTTTACTCACTTACTGCCTTCCTTGTGCTTTTTGACCAATTTTGAGGCCGTTTTAAATTCTTCCTCAGCCCGCTTAACCATCACTTCATTGGCTGTCTGAGCCCGCATACGAGACCCGGGACGCATTTTGGAAGTCTCGGCAACAAATTCAATATGCTGCTGGAGATTTTCAAAAGCCATTGGCGCCACACCACCAAACTCGCCATCTAAATTCACTTTCATCTGGTCATTAGATAAAGGCGCAACGGCTACTTTGCTCGTCTTGATATAAGTGATCAGCTTATCTTTGATATGCGAGCCATTATTCAGCGCCTTGGTAATCAAGTTAAACAGCTGAACAATATTGGACTTTTCAACAATCAGCAAAGAAAATTTGCCATCATCCAGCTTGGCATCGGGGACAATTTTTTCAAAACCGCCGACTGAATTGGTTAGGGCCAACAATACCAGGCTAACTTCACCTTCATAAACGCCATCATCATAGCTGATGCGGACTGGCACTGATTTAATCCGCGTAATCAGCTCGGCACCTTTTGTAATATAAGCCAAATAACCGTACAACGACTTCAGCATGGATGGCACTTCATAAGTCAATTCAGACAAAGTACCCAAGGCGCCGATATTCATAAAGTAGTCCAGGCGTGATTTGCCATCGGTGATTTTGCCGATATCCATTTTGATCGTTTCGTGCTTATTGATTGCTTTGGCTGCTTCGACTAAATCATCGCGCGGAATTTTTAAGGCACGCGCATAATCGTTGGTAGTCCCAGAAGGAATAACGGCCATTAAAGGGCGTTTGTCTAAACCTGAAATGCCATTGACGACTTCATTAACTGTCCCATCTCCACCGGCAGCCACAACTAAATCAAACCCATCTTGAGCTGCTCGTGCTGCTTCATCGCGCGCGGAAAAAGCCTTAGGTGTTGTTTCAAATACAGATGTCTCATAACCAGCCTTCTCGTAAACTTTCATGATTTCGACTAAATCTCTTTGAATGGCTTCACGTCCAGAGGAAGGGTTATAAATTATACGTGCTCGTTTCATATAAAAACAATTATAGAGGATAACGGGACGGCCTTGGACAAAAAAAGACCGCTAGAGAGGCGGTCTTAGAAGTGATATGCAATTTAGCGCTTGCTCAATTCAGCCAGCAGCAGTTCATGAACCACTTTAGGATTGGCATTGCCATGCGTACTTTTCATTACTTGGCCAGTCAAATAACCAATCGCACGATCTTTACCGCCCTTAAAGTCATCAACAGATTGCTGGTTATTATCCAGAATCTGACTAATCATCGGCGTCAATTTTGATGGATCGGATAATTGTACAAGACCATTTTCCGTGACATAAGCCTTGGGGTCTTTACCTTCGGTAATTGCAGTGAAGACTTTTTTGGCTTGCTTCGTCGAAATTGTACCATCATCAATCAGCTTGATCAATTCAGCTAAATTAACTGCCGTCAATTTGGTGTTTTGAAGATCTAATTGCGTCTCGTTCAGATAGGCATTAACATCCCCGATCAAATAGTTGGCAGCCCGCTTTGGATCAGCACCGTTGGCAACTGTCTGATCAAAGAAGTTGGCCATTTCGAGTGTCTGCGTCAGTACAGCAGCATCTTTATCCGAGAGGCCGA
The Oenococcus kitaharae DSM 17330 DNA segment above includes these coding regions:
- a CDS encoding SDR family NAD(P)-dependent oxidoreductase, which translates into the protein MKLKEKVAIVTGGTSGIGEASAILFAAEGAKVVVAGRNQENGRAVVQHIKDQGGEAVFVQADMLNTDDIDKLLNTTIEAYGKIDILFNNAGISVAKPLEEMTYEEFDDVMDTNLKAPFQMCKQAMPYLMKTKGTILNTSSIAGLSTNSNSYAYSASKSALISLTKVLARDYAAKGVRVNAICPGITETPILNTVNGEQMSYLEAIIPMQRVGQPIEIAKPALFLVSDDASYITGSTLVVDGGITLV
- a CDS encoding nucleoside hydrolase, whose protein sequence is MKKNVYFSHDGGVDDLVSLLLLMQMEDINLTGVGVMGADSYLEPALSATRKLIDRFGHGLQIQPAASDSRAVHPFPKEWRMDAFSFDAFPLLNESGHIQTAVADKAAHLDLIDKLQAQTGKTTLVMTGPLSDLARALKIDPTITDKIDELYWMGGTLDNKGNVAEPEQDGTIEWNAYWDPQAVKDVWDSSIKIHMVGLESTRQVPLTRDIRRHWASQRKYPILDLIGQGYALVPPLDHFETNSTYFMWDVLTTLYSGYHDVAETKEVLSDVSVSSPSDGRTFETADGRPITLVTKVDHDRFFQLIDELGKKIY
- a CDS encoding iron chaperone translates to MATSNIDDYIAAQAESLQPVLQKIRQTIRAAAPDATEKISYGMPTFWQGTNLIHFAAFKNHIGIYPGGRAPAVFADRLKNYKTSKGTIQLPFDQPIDYQLISDIVVWRLAQQTTGGYSA
- a CDS encoding phosphoglycerate dehydrogenase yields the protein MKVVVPKNLSQAGKDYLLTHHFDLITVPDDRQETILKYGQDANGIILMTDPFDNETLKQFPNLKIIARHGVGFDNVDPTFAAKQGVVVTITPTANAATVAETTLAEIFDLSKNLTRVSHEMRLGNFAYKTTHMGFDLNGKTLGVMGYGRIGRIVAQKAEALGMKVLIFDPFIKDSQVGKLVDRDSLISQADIITLHLVVNEQTTHSFGKREFSLMKKTASLVNLGRGALIDETALIKALAEHQIRAAALDVFDAEPLPLSSAFYQLDNVLLTPHIASNTKECMERMAVDSASEVVRVLSGKKAKWAVNQVE
- a CDS encoding aspartate/glutamate racemase family protein, whose translation is MKNFFGILGGMGTRATEAFIDSINQLARAQKDQDYLNYIVFNHAAIPDRTAYILGRSKKNPLPFLIEDVQQMNQLSPDFILITCNTAHYFLPQLQKAAHMPILDMPSLAAAACKQFSSKNLRVGLLATSGTIDAAIYQPHIAALGYQTILPDPVWQQKVMDVIYKDVKEADQVNRVRFHALIEHMLIDEKCDCVILACTELSVAQQREAYESDRVIDAQQLLARRAVQLARSLQFS
- a CDS encoding glucose 1-dehydrogenase — encoded protein: MEQANHFDTQYFRLDGKNAIVTGGASGLGQYYTRALMQSGANVLVVSRSETGWQETAESVKGSGQKIKFLKQDITDADAPATIVNYAEKIFGKIDILVNNAGMQRRNKWQDFNDQDWRAVIDLNLNAVYFLSHAVAKVMAEQHAGKIINIASMQSYRAGKFIFPYTASKHGIIGLTKAYADALAASNIQVNALAPGYINTPMTQALRDDKGRNEEILSHIPAAHWADPSELMGAIVFLASTASNYITGVTLPVDGGYLLR
- a CDS encoding VOC family protein, which produces MLFTSLMHVSFYAKDIETIREFYVDKLEGNIKMLVRNSVYRDQKGHPFYERAQKDPQGIAIIYFELAPGQFVEFFPAFDEQKPHTHFNEYVGYSHFSLLVDDIQQTKEKLINKDIAIDSGPSIGNSHTWQMWIHDPEGNRIEIMQYTDQSYQIVGNIQEKEE